The following proteins are encoded in a genomic region of Ostrea edulis chromosome 7, xbOstEdul1.1, whole genome shotgun sequence:
- the LOC125655988 gene encoding uncharacterized protein LOC125655988, translating to MMSGQEVQLVVLLLSWNLLVSARYTEYQGFITPDQSSGSLGALSSPGFGGNGRNAAIVDNGLLNPKQMHSSLSSLSSFDNFMDKVQQLPEKMPLVVPSNDPMPSVAYHSVPLAKKDPTLPIENMLDVDIIQKQTPNNSPSRKTSMAGQIDVTDQKRAFTVDQPTVKKAVNRRKTNPDRHSIPSPQPNKDTSRKQTIQKSKKPKSIRFMSGNEVFRPGQRKAIYKFTGTSFTRSPSQTKRPTQKTKVPKFDTPQESNNQNKMTKQTTLDRIMFGDIFTTESPVTIWRQSVQRGHSGSTKSISVPIASHLQNESPTTPPQKKYSFVNPTKTAVVGSHIITEDNPPSDIIVNHHETSLSERNRALSRSRYNEVYQTQKSPTQRNQRQPIKSSSSLSNMKLKKSNSNNESQPVANPTHVVSDPYAVADIIVSSNQQGALYQNRDASAKKQDTRNHLQNGNRRNVHGSNRMNNFNVENRKEKPMREVLDFQNSGLGLGSLSNPRNVKLNSQNWVNKNRLTTTHQQKKLSAAAHRTHKNKELVQKNTLLGNTEFIASHGQTEIPKKHASISELHSSTQQRPPQANNPSQNRIGRIHSTSQNTNTNGNPSHQHGKYPTNNQKLFSKTQSQQQRRMERPVTDKKQSLNAQTNHHSHWQSKSHPTQSHSINQQKHQTQIRNRAREPVVQQQKKKTPRVPNNSVGSSLSNPGVHVSNIQRKVIQSQTATKNQHKHLKEPVRNQDQLQTHFRKPEVNNVPYTIVDVPPSPAEYFHKSVSHIPRSENVKSVHKIQSGNTLYRDQNSHNPGALRAEYNLRNDIVETRHYNLLDALPPSNSLNSAANYNRLPDQSVFQMENANSLYPKPNQHQRQNKQVAATKGQQKNYQHTQNNMINPGAAKINPLDASAIDASFNIPKELMGNPNIQMLNIENPVQSGYSLDGINILDIKPIKGLSPDIVQISKVTNKIPIIEIPINYNYYDTTTIPAVQRNTNLHTASSLASHGYASETAFTKAPEMLQRTTKRTCSYEANPFNKNQYAMSHSEALAGRFTSKCPAGLDFRADRCRCDWPEAPVNSNGKSCNYVVNPGNRKQYANSIEDARAGKLFDCPASLHFSETKCRCDWPWP from the exons ATG ATGTCTGGTCAGGAAGTACAGCTGGTTGTTCTTCTCCTATCCTGGAATTTACTCGTCTCCGCACGATATACTGAATATCAGGGATTTATCACCCCTGATCAGAGCTCCGGTTCACTCGGTGCTCTCAGCAGTCCTGGATTTGGTGGGAATGGACGAAATGCTGCGATCGTTGACAATGGTTTACTCAATCCAAAACAAATGCATTCATCTTTGTCATCATTATctagttttgataattttatggaTAAAGTTCAGCAACTTCCTGAGAAAATGCCACTCGTCGTACCTTCTAACGATCCCATGCCTTCTGTGGCGTATCATTCAGTGCCACTGGCTAAGAAAGACCCTACTCTACCAATTGAGAACATGCTTGATGTTGATATCATCCAGAAACAGACACCAAATAATTCTCCATCTAGAAAAACATCTATGGCAGGTCAAATAGATGTCACTGATCAAAAGAGAGCATTCACCGTTGATCAACCGACAGTGAAAAAAGCTGTTAACAGGCGAAAAACAAATCCAGATAGACACAGTATCCCATCTCCTCAACCAAACAAGGATACTAGcagaaaacaaacaatacagAAGAGTAAAAAGCCCAAATCCATTCGATTCATGAGTGGCAACGAAGTGTTTAGACCCGGTCAAAGGAAAGCTATCTATAAATTTACTGGTACGTCTTTCACAAGATCCCCTAGTCAGACGAAACGACCAACCCAAAAGACAAAGGTGCCTAAGTTTGATACGCCACAAGAATCAAATAACCAGAATAAAATGACAAAACAAACAACGCTTGATAGGATCATGTTTGGGGATATTTTTACCACGGAATCTCCTGTAACCATATGGCGGCAGAGTGTTCAGCGAGGTCATTCTGGAAGCACAAAAAGTATTAGTGTACCTATTGCAAGTCATCTTCAAAACGAGTCGCCTACAACGCCTCCTCAAAAGAAGTACTCATTTGTGAATCCAACTAAAACTGCCGTCGTTGGCAGTCACATTATCACAGAAGATAATCCACCCTCGGATATTATAGTAAACCATCATGAAACGTCATTATCTGAGAGGAATAGAGCGTTAAGTAGAAGTAGATATAATGAAGTATATCAAACACAGAAGTCCCCTACACAGCGCAATCAACGGCAGCCAATTAAATCATCATCGTCATTATctaatatgaaattaaaaaaatcgaaTTCAAATAATGAGTCACAGCCAGTTGCTAATCCTACGCATGTTGTATCAGATCCATATGCAGTGGCAGACATTATTGTAAGCAGCAATCAGCAAGGTGCACTTTACCAGAATAGGGATGCTAGTGCTAAAAAACAAGACACTAGGAATCATCTTCAGAATGGCAATAGACGAAATGTCCATGGGTCCAATCGTATGaataatttcaatgttgaaaacCGAAAAGAAAAACCTATGAGGGAGGTTCTAGACTTCCAAAATAGTGGACTAGGTTTGGGATCACTTTCGAATCCTCGAAATGTAAAGTTAAACAGCCAGAATTGGGTGAATAAAAACAGATTAACAACTACCCATCAACAGAAAAAGTTGTCAGCAGCAGCTCATAGAACACATAAAAACAAGGAATTGGTACAAAAGAATACTTTATTAGGTAACACAGAATTCATAGCAAGTCACGGGCAAACAGAAATTCCTAAAAAGCATGcttcaatctcagaactccacTCATCCACACAACAAAGACCACCACAGGCCAACAATCCTTCTCAGAATCGTATTGGAAGAATACATAGTACATCTCAGAACacaaatacaaatggaaatccATCTCATCAACATGGGAAATACCCAACTAACAATCAAAAACTGTTCTCAAAGACGCAAAGCCAGCAACAAAGACGCATGGAGAGACCGGTTACGGATAAAAAACAATCCTTGAATGCGCAAACGAATCACCATTCTCACTGGCAAAGCAAATCGCACCCTACCCAGTCGCACAGTATAAATCAACAAAAACATCAAACTCAGATCAGAAATCGTGCCCGCGAGCCAGTTGTTCAAcaacagaaaaagaaaacaccCAGAGTCCCAAACAATTCGGTAGGCAGCTCGCTTTCAAACCCTGgggtacatgtatctaacatTCAACGAAAAGTTATCCAGTCTCAGACTGCTACAAAAAATCAACATAAGCATTTGAAGGAACCCGTAAGGAATCAAGACCAACTTCAGACACACTTTCGAAAACCAGAAGTAAACAATGTTCCTTACACAATCGTTGATGTACCACCATCCCCTGCAGAATACTTTCATAAATCAGTTAGCCATATTCCGCGatctgaaaatgtaaaaagtgtcCACAAAATACAATCTGGAAACACCTTATATAGGGATCAGAATTCACACAATCCCGGGGCACTCCGAGCTGAATATAACTTAAGAAATGATATAGTGGAAACCAGACATTACAATCTCCTTGACGCGCTTCCACCTAGCAACTCTTTGAATTCTGCAGCTAATTATAACAGACTTCCAGACCAAAGTGTTTTCCAGATGGAAAATGCGAATTCCCTATATCCTAAACCTAATCAGCATCAACGTCAAAACAAACAGGTGGCTGCGACGAAAGGTCAACAGAAAAATTACCAGCATACGCAAAACAATATGATCAACCCAGGGGCAGCGAAAATAAATCCACTAGATGCTTCGGCGATAGATGCATCATTCAATATTCCAAAAGAATTAATGGGTAATCCAAATATCCAAATGTTGAATATCGAAAATCCTGTGCAAAGTGGATACTCATTGGATGGTATCAATATTTTGGACATTAAGCCCATTAAAGGATTGTCACCAGACATTGTTCAGATTTCGAAAGTGACGAACAAAATACCCATCATAGAAATTCCTATTAACTACAATTATTATGACACAACAACTATTCCAGCTGTGCAacgaaatacaaatttacatacagCTTCTTCCTTAGCATCACATGGTTACGCTTCAGAAACGGCATTCACGAAAGCTCCAGAAATGCTCCAAAGAACAACCAAACGAA CATGTTCCTATGAAGCTAACCCTTTTAACAAAAACCAGTATGCCATGAGCCATTCGGAAGCCTTGGCAGGAAGGTTTACGTCAAAATGTCCTGCAGGGCTTGATTTTCGTGCCGATAGATGTCGCTGTGATTGGCCGGAAGCGCCTGTCAACTCAAACGGAAAAT CTTGCAATTATGTAGTAAATCCGGGGAACCGGAAGCAGTATGCCAATAGCATAGAAGACGCACGGGCGGGAAAGCTGTTTGACTGTCCAGCTAGTTTACACTTTAGTGAGACGAAATGTCGCTGTGATTGGCCTTGGCCGTGA